One window of Cervus elaphus chromosome 2, mCerEla1.1, whole genome shotgun sequence genomic DNA carries:
- the SLC25A45 gene encoding solute carrier family 25 member 45 isoform X4 has protein sequence MPVEEFVAGWISGALGLVLGHPFDTVKVSLGEAPRKERCQLKQTSGREQGLACGGSPCLFLPAGVPLEGPEGRAGWTPGLPACSVLPVQVRLQTQTTYRGIVDCMVKTYRHESLLGFFKGMSFPIASISVVNSVLFGVYSNALLALTATSHQERRAQPPSYTHVFIAGCTGGFLQAYCLAPFDLIKVRLQNQTEPRAKPGSPPPRYRGPIHCAASIFQAEGPRGLFRGAWALTLRDTPTLGIYFVTYEWLCRQFTPDGQNPSSGTVLVAGGFAGIISWVAATPLDVIKSRMQMAGLKQRAYGGLLDCIVSSARQEGLGVFFRGLTINSARAFPVNAITFLSYEYLLLSWG, from the exons GAGCTCTGGGCTTGGTCCTGGGACACCCCTTTGATACTGTGAAGGTGAGTCTAGGGGAGGCGCCAAGAAAGGAGAGATGTCAGCTGAAGCAGACATCAGGGAGAGAGCAGGGCCTGGCTTGTGGAGGTTctccctgcctcttcctcccTGCTGGGGTCCCGCTCGAAGGGCCCGAGGGCCGGGCTGGCTGGACGCCCggcctgcctgcctgctctgTCCTCCCTGTCCAGGTGCGGCTGCAGACCCAGACCACATACCGGGGCATCGTCGACTGTATGGTCAAGACTTACCGCCATGAGTCG ctcctgggcttCTTCAAAGGGATGAGTTTTCCCATCGCCAGCATATCTGTGGTCAACTCCGTCCTGTTTGGGGTCTACAGCAACGCCCTGCTGGCGCTGACAGCCACCTCCCACCAGGAACGGCGAGCCCAGCCACCCAGCTACACGCACGTCTTCATAGCCGGCTGCACCGGGGGGTTCCTGCAG GCCTACTGCTTGGCTCCTTTTGATCTCATCAAAGTCCGGCTACAAAACCAGACAGAGCCCAGGGCGAAGCCGGGGAGCCCCCCACCCCGGTACCGGGGCCCCATTCACTGTGCCGCCTCCATCTTCCAGGCCGAGGGGCCCCGGGGGCTGTTCCGGGGAGCCTGGGCCCTGACCCTGAGGGACACCCCCACCCTGGGAATCTATTTCGTCACCTATGAATGGCTGTGTCGCCAATTCACACCGGATGGCCAGAACCCCA gctcGGGCACAGTGCTGGTGGCAGGGGGCTTTGCCGGCATCATCTCCTGGGTCGCCGCCACCCCGTTAGACGTGATCAAGTCCCGGATGCAGATGGCGGGGCTGAAGCAGAGAGCCTACGGGGGGCTGCTGGACTGCATAGTGAGCAGTGCCCGGCAGGAAGGACTGGGGGTCTTCTTCCGGGGGCTCACCATCAACAGTGCCCGCGCCTTTCCGGTCAACGCCATCACCTTCCTTAGCTACGAGTACCTCCTCCTCTCCTGGGGGTGA
- the SLC25A45 gene encoding solute carrier family 25 member 45 isoform X6 codes for MVKTYRHESLLGFFKGMSFPIASISVVNSVLFGVYSNALLALTATSHQERRAQPPSYTHVFIAGCTGGFLQAYCLAPFDLIKVRLQNQTEPRAKPGSPPPRYRGPIHCAASIFQAEGPRGLFRGAWALTLRDTPTLGIYFVTYEWLCRQFTPDGQNPSSGTVLVAGGFAGIISWVAATPLDVIKSRMQMAGLKQRAYGGLLDCIVSSARQEGLGVFFRGLTINSARAFPVNAITFLSYEYLLLSWG; via the exons ATGGTCAAGACTTACCGCCATGAGTCG ctcctgggcttCTTCAAAGGGATGAGTTTTCCCATCGCCAGCATATCTGTGGTCAACTCCGTCCTGTTTGGGGTCTACAGCAACGCCCTGCTGGCGCTGACAGCCACCTCCCACCAGGAACGGCGAGCCCAGCCACCCAGCTACACGCACGTCTTCATAGCCGGCTGCACCGGGGGGTTCCTGCAG GCCTACTGCTTGGCTCCTTTTGATCTCATCAAAGTCCGGCTACAAAACCAGACAGAGCCCAGGGCGAAGCCGGGGAGCCCCCCACCCCGGTACCGGGGCCCCATTCACTGTGCCGCCTCCATCTTCCAGGCCGAGGGGCCCCGGGGGCTGTTCCGGGGAGCCTGGGCCCTGACCCTGAGGGACACCCCCACCCTGGGAATCTATTTCGTCACCTATGAATGGCTGTGTCGCCAATTCACACCGGATGGCCAGAACCCCA gctcGGGCACAGTGCTGGTGGCAGGGGGCTTTGCCGGCATCATCTCCTGGGTCGCCGCCACCCCGTTAGACGTGATCAAGTCCCGGATGCAGATGGCGGGGCTGAAGCAGAGAGCCTACGGGGGGCTGCTGGACTGCATAGTGAGCAGTGCCCGGCAGGAAGGACTGGGGGTCTTCTTCCGGGGGCTCACCATCAACAGTGCCCGCGCCTTTCCGGTCAACGCCATCACCTTCCTTAGCTACGAGTACCTCCTCCTCTCCTGGGGGTGA
- the SLC25A45 gene encoding solute carrier family 25 member 45 isoform X5 translates to MPVEEFVAGWISGALGLVLGHPFDTVKVRLQTQTTYRGIVDCMVKTYRHESLLGFFKGMSFPIASISVVNSVLFGVYSNALLALTATSHQERRAQPPSYTHVFIAGCTGGFLQAYCLAPFDLIKVRLQNQTEPRAKPGSPPPRYRGPIHCAASIFQAEGPRGLFRGAWALTLRDTPTLGIYFVTYEWLCRQFTPDGQNPSSGTVLVAGGFAGIISWVAATPLDVIKSRMQMAGLKQRAYGGLLDCIVSSARQEGLGVFFRGLTINSARAFPVNAITFLSYEYLLLSWG, encoded by the exons GAGCTCTGGGCTTGGTCCTGGGACACCCCTTTGATACTGTGAAG GTGCGGCTGCAGACCCAGACCACATACCGGGGCATCGTCGACTGTATGGTCAAGACTTACCGCCATGAGTCG ctcctgggcttCTTCAAAGGGATGAGTTTTCCCATCGCCAGCATATCTGTGGTCAACTCCGTCCTGTTTGGGGTCTACAGCAACGCCCTGCTGGCGCTGACAGCCACCTCCCACCAGGAACGGCGAGCCCAGCCACCCAGCTACACGCACGTCTTCATAGCCGGCTGCACCGGGGGGTTCCTGCAG GCCTACTGCTTGGCTCCTTTTGATCTCATCAAAGTCCGGCTACAAAACCAGACAGAGCCCAGGGCGAAGCCGGGGAGCCCCCCACCCCGGTACCGGGGCCCCATTCACTGTGCCGCCTCCATCTTCCAGGCCGAGGGGCCCCGGGGGCTGTTCCGGGGAGCCTGGGCCCTGACCCTGAGGGACACCCCCACCCTGGGAATCTATTTCGTCACCTATGAATGGCTGTGTCGCCAATTCACACCGGATGGCCAGAACCCCA gctcGGGCACAGTGCTGGTGGCAGGGGGCTTTGCCGGCATCATCTCCTGGGTCGCCGCCACCCCGTTAGACGTGATCAAGTCCCGGATGCAGATGGCGGGGCTGAAGCAGAGAGCCTACGGGGGGCTGCTGGACTGCATAGTGAGCAGTGCCCGGCAGGAAGGACTGGGGGTCTTCTTCCGGGGGCTCACCATCAACAGTGCCCGCGCCTTTCCGGTCAACGCCATCACCTTCCTTAGCTACGAGTACCTCCTCCTCTCCTGGGGGTGA